One Pseudorasbora parva isolate DD20220531a chromosome 8, ASM2467924v1, whole genome shotgun sequence DNA window includes the following coding sequences:
- the igsf10 gene encoding immunoglobulin superfamily member 10, producing the protein MCGPTAEPCLLWRFMVLLCVLANITHRSSGCPKSCACYAPSEVHCTFRYLSEIPRDIQPAVERINLGYNSLSTLKANDLPGLKNLELLMLHSNIIKMVEDSSFHDLTSLQVLKMSYNRVEKLDKNTFRGLDNLVRLHMDHNHITFIHPESFYGLKRLQLINLEGNLLQQLHPDTFISLRFSQIFKWSSLKTIYLSDNALTTLPASIFAGCYKIDNLFLSGNPWSCDCRMGWLVQWIEKHPDVLKCKKDRKFLKEQCPVCKFPISSRGSSIVHLHSDSYTCTRPRIHPHLNQRNFTLGDGDYTSVSPKDFVAPIGMLEMNITDQFHNDARITCIVQRPTGMENLTATFQQNGKDLTALSAVVSTLLICNIDYDNIRQIWNILATYSDSPMKLERGLLLSFKPDKVYTYKQVDDTADYIFTDIEAKIKANPEWLMQGTVLLQLDRVTTTFPTLTIKYLSNLQIDVDSSKDSREQYSWAMIRRDNQTRTEHSVLSGGVTELNCQTFGDPKPTVEWILPDGSKLNAPYNSEDKRIVITSEGRLTLKSVEISDTGVYHCVTTNYLDADVLAFRVTVLPLDTEEEQINGIRASHTLGQNLLLDCTSASSPQASIQWILPDHTVLETSYGNRELHKNGTLVIHGLTPRDAGFYRCLAGNFLGADMTVSQVTILDDLSNSSRPTYVKESGAHVVQIIDDSQKLGSRYISQRVSEESRSITSGRPYTWLQSRFHKVPTRRMGNRGNSRRVFNKKYKKEGATFINKSKIKGEIKKTSKTLEYSDDKDVTSGDGISEDEFIVMTTTQTLENKPVSTDKTRGIKIPETYETVDSAFLEVISDNSSDILRAKEKTNLVGATSHSYTQTPATPIMASYTSSNNGTQKDETTLTTTKSGYMLSHSDSKTLIYERATNKPLGKLITLKPSVTEVAELLFSGDSEDVTTGATPLYNFQGPNVTHLEPKSQTILTAVTTTEEDQEKITFQTTQRIESELLPGSTIISKHQIQIVPSKKMLSGKRRKIQGRRRIIRPSKITNIQSLLDKFKHLSINKEYNITYSHTIDKIQDCASGLYTDKCKPLVDQSLVNPTARYHMPTSSLRATEKPAMATDLSKGKGTTYSVTDSQMHSMSEESSENKSYFNATAKELTFTTKTTSTMPYSHGNTHGKISRHRPFGHKGELTETLSKHQNSFTLSTTSAFTAAPYKARTEVPTTELQLTHTIASPLVTRHNINTPETSFDDSSGSSSFTETDFSDNIVTPSTTPKFFNFPAFHEQFTTTESVQVSHTLAAPPTIRTALKKDSGQKNFSDSQTVSWGNRKPGYHRRGSRGRKPIKKATTKSPTITVTNTADKLATTRVNTNMRNYPERGWRQTTESPMIRVQPTTHAQKYKDCLECPQPKASSIPRSRTVTSDTMTDITANMFTPYPYSSSTDNAHDNTRYDTSSIRDITSKPRINGGKAASFTVLSNSDAFLPCMATGNPAPTISWNRFSSTTGNMLTIKGKMGKFEVLMNGTLLIQRTNIKDQGQYLCFAQNKYGSDKLVVTLSVVAYPTRILEKKMREIKVLAGKTVHMDCRTEGRPVPTVSWILPNHTEVKGLNTEHDRITVTTMGKLTIQEVSVLDQGHYKCIASNPAGTDTATVHLQVVAAPPVILEEKQQLVKADTGQNLFFPCTTYGDPQPTTHWVLHDGRIIWPLTSSHSKVSVFLNGTLYLRNVEITESGKYECIATSSTGSERRVVTLSVKRTETAPQITETSQRRNDVIYGDRLHLHCSAVGNPKPQIIWRLPSKALVDQSHRMGSRLKVLENGTLVIESVNEKDAGDFLCVARNKVGDDVQLMRVSVSMKPARIEPNIFSRKQVPYGNDLKVDCMAAGVPMPEIYWGLPDGTLVNSALQADGTEGDQFKRYILFNNGTLYLNKVGSDEEGDYTCYAENKLGKDEMHVHISVVTAVPHILLPKLSYAKVKPGGNVLFDCKAIGEPKPKVLWMLPSKDMIAASNERYLVHANGSLDIRNVKLADSGEYICMARNSAGEENKVYKLDIDGTPPIINGFNQNRTVMKDAAIKHTRKLIDCKAEGHPAPKITWIMPDNIFLTAPYYGSRINVHNNGTLEIRNVRPSDTAEFICMAQNNGGEAVMLVQLEVTDKLRRPIFKNPFNERVVTRVGRTAMLNCSADGQPTPEIIWTLPNRTRFSGGPGFEGSRYHLGKEGTLVIHNSSIEDTGKYRCAAKNNMGYIEKLVVFEVIQQPYILTRPKGVIQSISGETLFLHCLTDEIQPSVSWTTPGGFVLARPQVSGRYHLMDNGTLVVHEATTNDRGNYVCRAKNDAGEAVLAVPVIIIAYPPRITNGPPPTMKGVAGVPVHLKCIANGIPTPEITWELPDRSVLSTTVNERPVGSELLHAQGTLIIRNPTRAHSGNYKCIAFNYLGRHTRTTYITII; encoded by the exons GTTCTGAAAATGAGTTATAACAGAGTTGAGAAGCTTGACAAGAACACATTTAGAGGCCTGGACAATCTTGTACGTCTTCATATGGACCATAACCACATAACCTTCATCCACCCAGAAAGTTTTTATGGATTAAAAAGGCTGCAGTTGATCAACCTTGAGGGAAACCTACTCCAACAGCTTCATCCAGATACATTTATATCACTGCGGTTCAGCCAGATTTTCAAATGGTCATCTCTCAAGACCATTTACTTGTCAGACAATGCTTTAACCACATTACCTGCCTCTATATTCGCTGGCTGCTACAAGATTGATAATCTCTTCCTTAGTGGAAACCCCTGGTCATGTGATTGTCGGATGGGTTGGCTTGTCCAGTGGATAGAGAAACACCCTG ATGTTCTAAAATGCAAAAAAGACAGGAAGTTTCTCAAAGAACAGTGTCCCGTCTGTAAATTCCCAATTTCCTCCAGAGGTAGCAGTATTGTGCATTTGCATAGTGACAGCTACACATGCACTAGACCACGGATTCATCCTCACTTAAATCAGAGGAATTTTACCTTGGGTGATGGTGACTATACCTCAGTCTCTCCTAAAGATTTCGTTGCACCCATTGGTATGTTGGAAATGAACATCACAGATCAATTCCACAATGATGCTAGGATTACATGTATTGTGCAGAGGCCTACAGGAATGGAAAACTTGACAGCAACCTTTCAACAGAATGGCAAGGATTTAACTGCCCTGAGTGCAGTCGTTTCTACATTGCTGATTTGCAACATTGATTATGACAATATACGGCAGATTTGGAACATTTTGGCTACCTATAGCGATTCCCCAATGAAACTTGAGCGAGGATTGTTACTTTCTTTTAAACCAGATAAAGTTTACACATACAAACAAGTGGATGACACTGCAGATTATATTTTTACAGATATTGAAGCAAAAATCAAAGCCAATCCTGAATGGTTAATGCAAGGTACAGTCCTGCTACAGCTGGATCGTGTTACAACAACATTCCCGACCCTTACTATCAAGTATTTATCCAATCTTCAAATAGATGTTGACAGCAGCAAGGATAGTAGAGAACAGTATAGCTGGGCAATGATAAGAAGAGATAATCAGACCAGGACTGAACACTCGGTCCTTTCTGGTGGAGTTACTGAACTGAATTGCCAGACCTTTGGGGATCCTAAACCCACTGTAGAATGGATTCTACCAGATGGAAGTAAATTGAATGCACCATACAACAGTGAGGATAAAAGGATCGTAATAACTTCAGAAGGAAGGCTTACTTTAAAATCAGTTGAAATCTCAGATACAGGTGTCTATCATTGTGTTACAACTAACTACCTGGACGCAGATGTTCTTGCCTTCAGGGTAACTGTGCTGCCCCTGGATACTGAAGAAGAACAGATTAATGGGATCAGAGCCTCACATACCCTTGGTCAGAACCTACTTCTTGATTGCACATCAGCCAGTAGTCCACAGGCTTCCATTCAGTGGATACTTCCTGACCACACAGTTTTAGAAACATCCTATGGCAACAGAGAGCTACACAAAAATGGCACTTTGGTAATACATGGACTGACACCCAGAGATGCAGGGTTTTACAGATGTTTAGCTGGAAACTTTTTAGGAGCAGATATGACAGTTTCTCAAGTAACTATTCTTGATGATTTGTCAAATAGCTCAAGGCCAACTTATGTAAAGGAATCTGGTGCTCATGTTGTGCAAATTATTGATGATAGCCAGAAGCTTGGAAGTAGGTATATCTCACAAAGGGTTAGTGAGGAGTCAAGGAGCATTACCTCAGGGAGACCATACACTTGGCTACAGTCCAGATTTCATAAGGTTCCCACTCGTAGGATGGGGAATAGAGGGAACTCTAGAAGAGTCTTTAATAAAAAGTACAAGAAAGAAGGTGCCACTTTCATTAATAAGTCTAAAATTAAAGGAGAAATTAAAAAGACATCTAAAACACTTGAATATTCTGACGACAAAGACGTAACCTCAGGGGATGGTATATCTGAAGATGAATTTATAGTAATGACAACTACTCAAACACTTGAGAATAAACCAGTTAGCACCGATAAAACCAGAGGTATTAAAATCCCAGAGACTTACGAAACTGTCGACAGCGCTTTCCTTGAAGTGATATCTGATAACTCTAGTGACATCTTAAGAGCAAAAGAGAAAACTAATTTGGTTGGAGCAACATCACACTCTTATACTCAAACACCTGCCACCCCAATTATGGCCAGTTACACTTCAAGTAATAATGGGACTCAAAAAGATGAAACAACCCTTACTACAACCAAGTCAGGTTATATGTTAAGTCATAGTGATAGTAAAACCCTCATATATGAGAGAGCAACAAATAAACCCTTAGGGAAACTCATTACCCTCAAACCTTCTGTGACAGAAGTTGCTGAGCTTCTGTTCTCTGGGGATTCAGAAGACGTTACCACTGGAGCTACACCACTTTACAACTTCCAGGGCCCAAATGTCACCCATTTGGAACCTAAGAGTCAGACCATATTAACAGCGGTCACTACAACTGAGGAAGACCAAGAAAAGATCACATTTCAGACCACTCAAAGAATCGAGTCAGAGCTCCTTCCTGGGTCAACCATCATTTCCAAACACCAGATCCAAATTGTTCCATCCAAAAAGATGCTATCTGGAAAGAGACGTAAAATTCAGGGCAGGCGTAGGATCATTCGGCCCAGCAAAATTACCAACATACAATCTTTACTTGATAAATTTAAACATCTTTCAATAAACAAGGAATACAATATCACATATTCACACACTATTGACAAAATCCAAGATTGTGCATCTGGATTGTATACAGATAAATGCAAACCATTAGTGGATCAAAGCCTGGTCAATCCTACAGCTAGGTATCACATGCCAACTTCCTCTTTGAGAGCGACAGAAAAACCTGCAATGGCAACTGATTTGTCAAAGGGGAAAGGAACGACTTACAGTGTCACTGATTCACAAATGCACTCCATGTCTGAAGAGTCAAGtgaaaataaaagttattttaatgcAACAGCGAAAGAATTAACTTTCACAACTAAAACCACATCCACAATGCCTTACTCACATGGAAATACACATGGAAAGATTTCACGGCATAGACCATTTGGACACAAGGGGGAACTGACAGAAACCCTCAGCAAGCATCAAAACTCATTTACACTGTCCACTACCTCTGCATTCACAGCAGCACCTTACAAGGCAAGAACGGAGGTCCCTACTACAGAACTGCAGCTTACACATACTATAGCCTCTCCTCTAGTGACAAGACACAATATCAATACTCCAGAGACATCATTTGATGACTCATCAGGTTCTTCCTCTTTTACAGAAACAGATTTCTCTGATAATATCGTAACCCCATCTACAACACCTAAGTTTTTCAACTTTCCAGCTTTCCATGAGCAGTTCACAACCACAGAGTCAGTACAGGTTTCTCACACTCTAGCTGCCCCACCAACAATAAGGACTGCACTAAAGAAAGACTCTGGTCAGAAAAACTTCTCAGATTCTCAAACTGTATCGTGGGGAAACCGAAAGCCTGGTTATCACAGACGAGGCTCCAGAGGCAGAAAGCCCATAAAAAAAGCAACCACAAAATCCCCAACTATCACAGTGACTAATACCGCTGACAAATTGGCCACAACCAGAGTGAACACAAATATGAGGAATTACCCAGAACGAGGTTGGAGACAAACAACAGAGAGCCCCATGATCCGAGTACAGCCAACCACACATGCACAGAAATACAAGGATTGTTTAGAATGTCCTCAGCCAAAGGCCTCTAGTATTCCTCGGAGCAGAACAGTTACTTCAGACACAATGACTGATATAACTGCCAACATGTTCACTCCATATCCATACAGCAGTAGTACTGACAATGCACATGATAACACAAGGTATGACACCTCATCTATTAGGGATATTACTTCCAAGCCAAGGATTAATGGAGGAAAAGCTGCCAGTTTTACTGTTCTGTCAAACTCTGATGCTTTCCTCCCCTGTATGGCCACTGGCAACCCTGCGCCCACCATCAGCTGGAATCGATTCTCGTCTACCACAG GTAATATGTTGACCATCAAGGGGAAAATGGGTAAATTTGAAGTTTTGATGAATGGAACATTGCTCATCCAAAGAACAAACATTAAAGACCAGGGACAGTACCTATGTTTTGCCCAGAACAAGTATGGTTCTGACAAGCTTGTGGTTACATTGTCAGTTGTGGCCTATCCCACCCGGATATTGGAGAAAAAGATGAGAGAAATCAAGGTTCTTGCTGGGAAAACTGTACACATGGATTGCAGGACAGAGGGCAGACCAGTGCCCACTGTGTCATGGATTCTACCTAACCACACTGAAGTTAAGGGTCTGAACACTGAGCATGACAGAATAACAGTAACCACAATGGGGAAACTAACCATTCAAGAGGTGTCAGTTTTAGATCAGGGACATTATAAGTGTATTGCAAGTAATCCAGCTGGTACTGACACCGCCACAGTCCATCTACAGGTGGTAGCTGCACCGCCTGTAATACTGGAAGAAAAGCAACAGCTGGTGAAAGCAGATACTGGGCAGAATCTCTTTTTTCCATGTACCACTTACGGTGACCCGCAACCCACAACACACTGGGTCTTACATGATGGCAGGATAATATGGCCTCTAACTTCCTCACACAGCAAAgtttcagtttttttaaatggtaCACTTTACCTGAGGAATGTAGAAATAACTGAAAGTGGAAAATATGAGTGTATTGCAACAAGCTCTACAGGGTCAGAACGTCGTGTTGTCACACTTTCTGTGAAGAGGACAGAAACAGCCCCTCAGATCACTGAGACATCACAAAGAAGAAATGATGTGATATACGGTGATCGTCTTCATCTGCACTGCTCTGCAGTTGGCAACCCAAAACCTCAAATTATTTGGAGGCTTCCTTCCAAGGCTCTGGTGGATCAGTCCCACAG AATGGGCAGCCGTCTCAAAGTCCTGGAAAATGGTACCCTTGTCATTGAATCAGTAAATGAGAAAGATGCTGGGGACTTCCTTTGTGTTGCACGCAACAAAGTTGGGGATGATGTACAGCTCATGAGGGTGTCAGTTTCTATGAAGCCAGCTCGGATTGAACCAAACATCTTTAGTAGAAAGCAAGTGCCTTATGGCAATGACCTAAAAGTGGACTGTATGGCTGCTGGTGTCCCCATGCCAGAGATATATTGGGGACTTCCTGATGGTACCTTGGTCAATAGTGCCCTACAAGCAGATGGAACTGAAGGGGATCAGTTTAAACGGTACATCTTGTTCAATAATGGAACACTGTACCTGAATAAAGTGGGTTCTGATGAGGAAGGTGACTACACCTGTTATGCTGAAAACAAACTGGGTAAGGATGAGATGCATGTTCACATAAGCGTGGTAACTGCAGTGCCTCACATTCTACTCCCTAAGCTGTCCTATGCCAAAGTGAAGCCAGGTGGAAATGTTCTATTTGACTGTAAGGCTATAGGTGAGCCCAAGCCAAAGGTCCTTTGGATGCTGCCTTCCAAAGACATGATTGCTGCATCTAATGAACGTTACTTAGTGCATGCTAATGGGTCCCTTGATATACGAAATGTTAAATTAGCTGATTCTGGGGAGTATATCTGCATGGCTCGGAATTCTGCAGGCGAGGAGAATAAAGTATATAAGCTGGACATAGATGGTACCCCACCCATCATCAATGGCTTTAACCAAAATAGAACTGTGATGAAAGATGCAGCGATCAAACACACCAGAAAGCTAATAGACTGCAAGGCTGAAGGGCATCCAGCACCAAAGATCACATGGATCATGCCTGACAATATATTTCTTACTGCTCCATATTATGGGAGCAGGATTAATGTCCATAACAATGGTACGCTAGAGATCCGTAATGTTCGGCCATCGGATACAGCAGAATTTATTTGTATGGCTCAGAATAATGGAGGCGAAGCAGTCATGTTGGTTCAACTGGAAGTGACAGACAAGCTCAGGAGGCCCATTTTTAAGAACCCTTTTAATGAGAGAGTGGTGACTCGGGTAGGGAGAACTGCAATGCTGAACTGTTCTGCTGATGGGCAACCCACACCCGAGATCATATGGACACTACCCAATAGAACTCGGTTCAGTGGAGGACCTGGGTTTGAGGGCTCAAGATATCATCTGGGTAAGGAGGGCACACTTGTTATTCATAACTCCAGCATAGAGGACACTGGTAAATACCGTTGTGCTGCAAAAAACAACATGGGCTACATTGAGAAGCTGGTTGTTTTTGAGGTGATTCAACAGCCTTATATTCTAACACGGCCAAAGGGGGTTATTCAAAGTATTTCTGGAGAGACCCTCTTCCTACATTGCCTGACAGATGAAATCCAGCCTAGTGTTTCTTGGACCACACCAGGAGGTTTTGTTCTTGCACGTCCACAGGTGAGTGGACGCTACCATTTAATGGACAATGGGACACTTGTTGTACACGAGGCAACCACAAATGATCGCGGGAATTATGTGTGCCGAGCAAAGAATGATGCTGGTGAGGCAGTTCTTGCTGTTCCTGTCATAATTATTGCATACCCACCTCGGATCACTAATGGGCCACCGCCAACTATGAAAGGAGTGGCTGGAGTTCCTGTTCATCTGAAATGCATTGCTAATGGAATACCTACACCAGAGATAACCTGGGAGCTGCCAGATCGGTCTGTTCTTTCTACGACTGTAAATGAACGACCTGTAGGCAGTGAGCTACTCCATGCACAAGGGACCCTTATAATTCGAAATCCCACAAGAGCGCATTCTGGTAATTACAAGTGCATAGCCTTTAATTACCTAGGCAGACATACCAGAACAACATACATCACAATAATATAA